The Papaver somniferum cultivar HN1 chromosome 6, ASM357369v1, whole genome shotgun sequence genome segment attgaaGGATTAAATTTTGATAATAGAAAAATTGCGTTTTTGTGTTGGAGAGAGGAAGAAAGTGAGTTTGGGGGAAAatttagggttatttgaaatgagtgattctagtggaggaaatgatgtaggtgaagattcaaacaacatacatgattgtgttgatggtgagatTGTGTCAACTAATCCTAcggattggatgtttgatgaagacatgttaatagaggaagcctTGAATAATGGTGGAAATGAAGATCcttttgctcaaaatgaaggaaccaatattcaaaatgaagaacctgaagctcaaaacaatcaggtaaacttcccatactcttcaaattgtctgaatggtgctccaagtggtcgattcatggtcgATATGgaactactcagagtgagggtcgttagGTCGGGAGTATAATTAACTAACAACCCTTGAGAGTCGTCAGTGAATTGGCACATAAATAAACGACTCCAATCttcagttatgaaaaatcgtcatctAGTTTGCAAACATTGACGACTCCAATCTGcatttatgaaaaatcgttaacaaAGTTTGGAAAAGATGACGGTTCCATCTTTTAGGTCTTCTAGAGTCGTTAACTCAATATATTTACTATATACAGACGATCCTTTCATATTAAATGAGAGTCGTTGTTCCATACGTCTGTAGTATTGACGACTCAAACTTCATGTTCCgcgacttcttcttcatcgcttGAGGTTGTAGATATACCAACagatgatgaatacgatgatTCATAGGAATCAGCACATGGTTCTCTGGGTTCGCGGATAATTAAGGCTACCTATTTCGGTGTTTTTCCTCGTAATAGACTCGCATTTAGGTATTTTGTGTTGCGGGGAGGTCTGGATGGAGGAGTAATCAAGACATTCTTATCCTTTTTATTCTTGCTACTGAAAGGCCAACGACAAAAATATTTAAGGGTCGTCAGAAGAATTTCCTAAAATAAACGACTTTTACAAAAGCTAACAACCACATGTAAATCATTAACGATTTTCTGTTAATGCTTAACGATTCAAGAGATTTTTTTCTTAACGATTCTTCCTATTTTTTTTGGACATAAGATCAAATATGTAAGGTGCAGTGTCGTTTACTTCTAAATTGGTCTTCCACAAGAATCGTTAGCTTATTCCAATTATGTGGACGACAATTTCATTATTTGGGACAGAGTGGTGGTTTGGAAAATCACAGAgtcgttgattaataaaaatggtCGTCAGAAAAAATCACACTGGGGTCATTTTCACATAAGCTAATGGTTAACGATTTCTTGATGAATTCAACATGCATGTCAAAAatcgttaagaaaaaaaaattggttaagaattctaacctaaaaaaaaaactacagcAGGAATCGTTTTCTCCGCCACCCTAATGGTTGACGATTTCTCCAAAGTccaacatgcatatcaaaaatcgttaaccaaACATGAAAAATTGTTAAGCAAAGATAAAAAATCGTTAGACATTCAAGCTTAGTGATTAACGACTACCattctgagaaatcaatttctccgattcaaaccctaattttcggtAGAACATCAAACTAGACTGAAACTCAAGTTAGAGTTGGGGGCGACGATGAATCGGACGAAAAAAATATTCTTAGTGGTCGTTAATGGACAATGAGGACTGATAGAGGGAGTGTGAGAGGAGAAGATGAAACATGTTTTGTGTTAGAATGAAATAGGGTCTAGCTTAAGTCTTAATAGGATTTTAGGATTATTTCTTTGAGAAGGGTAAAATAGCActttcaccatcattttggaagCCCTTGTCTTTTCTGGTGTGGATATAAATTTGGTGAGACCCACAATTATTTTCCAGGACCCCCAATTCAGCGGTGCTAACTTGGCTTCccttttaacatttttttttttcttccgaaaGTGGGTAGTGACTAAACTCCCTAGAGAGACTGGAGAGAGGAATCGTTTGAAATCAAGAATCGGGTATCGGGATGCTCACGTTtactttgttgttttcttttacttttcttATTCATCATAAATATGATTAAGTTTGTTTGCAGTTTCACTCGATTTTAGGGGGTGAGGGTAATGTTTGTCAGGGCACATAAATCAACGAAAGGCTGTTACTTGAGCCCTAAATATCTATCTTCATCTTCGTCATCGACATCAAATTGTTGGATAATCCACTATTCCCATAGTAATTCACCAAGAGGCCTTCCCCCTCTTTCTTTCGCTCTTTGCTGGAACTTCTGCGCAATTGCTGGGTAAGCATTCAGGTATTTTCTTAGGACTAATATATGTATGGAATTATCTCTTTATTTACTTTTCCATGAACAAACAAACACATAGTCAAGAAATGCCTTAGTTCAAGGTTTCAAATTTCATTTACCCCGAAAAATGAAATGAGAATCTGCCGTATCAAGCGTACAATTTTTATTTCTGATTTTGTTGACTTCAGTTTTACCGGCATGAATGAAATTACATCTTAGAGATCCATGAACAGGAAAACATTTTGAAATGTTAatatgtttctttttcttcttatgggTAGTTCCACTGTTCCAGATACCAGTAGTGGAAACCAAGTAAACCCTTCTTGTTTCTTGATGTCAAAATTAGAATAGAATTTGGTAAGGTTGAAATTGCTATGGCTTAGCTTGCATCAATTGAGTTGAAAGGTTAATGGGAAAGGTTATATCCCAGGACTACAACTTCCCTAAGGACCCTAACATTGCACTTGCATCAATTGAGTTGAAAGATAGCTTCCAATTTACTTCTTTCATAAGTGTTGCATGTGGCTGTGTTCATAGGGTGCTAAGAGGGAAAGATCAggagttcttttttttctttttcttttctttttcttttatgcaaATTAAACTAGTTTGGAGATCATCCTGATATGTCTGTCGTAGCTCACTTCAGCTAAGCACCTAAAACTGTAGAAGGTCCAATTAACTGCTCTGGATAACTTGTTATCACCTCTGCATTCATTTGTCCGTGTTTTGTTGATGTTCTAATGTTTGCATACTAAGTGACACTTCCTCAATGAACTGTATACATATCTGCAGGGGACATGGCCGCCTTAGCAACTGCTGAAGTTTGTGACTCAAATGCGTCACTTTTACACAGTGGTGAACTGCGTGTTCTCCACCCAATTTTCCAGATATATGGGCAAGGGCGTGCATTTTCAGGACCGGTAGTCACGGTTAAAGTGTTCGAAGACAATGTACTGGTACGGGAACTGCTTGAGACCCGGGGAGAAGGAAGGGTCCTAGTTATCGATGGTGGGGGAAGCATGCGTTGTGCCATTCTTGGAGGGAACTTGGCGCAATTAGCTGTGAACATGGGATGGGCAGGTATTGTAGTCAATGGCTGTGTTAGAGATGTCGATGAGATTAATGGATGTGATATCGGTGTTAGGGCGTTGGCATCTCATCCTTTGAAATCAAACAAAAAGGGTGTTGGTGAAAAGCATATACCTGTTTACATAGGAGGAGCTTTTATCCATGAAGGGGAGTGGCTGTATGCAGATAGCGACGGGGTTCTTGTTTCGAAATCAGAGTTGTCAACCTGAAGTATTTACAAGAATCACAAGAAAATTAGGAATTTCCTAGTTCTATTATGTGATGTCTCCCAATAATAAAGCGACGatgcacattttttttcttcagtattTGGTAGCCTTGTTTCTTATTTGATTGCTCATTCTCTTAAGCATCCATGCATCCTGGATAATGGTATCTTTTTACCTCAAATATTTTTCACCTTCTCTAAATGAGCAAGGAGTTTTCAGACACTATTGGGTGCGTGGAAAGTAAGGAGATGCATACAGGAAGGCATAGTAACATCACCCAACCACAAAAATCGCATTGAAGTTCCGTGAGAAAGAATAGGCACAAAGAACATCCATTGCTGACCTAGACAGTCAAATTTCTACATTCAATAAAACCTCATACCTGTTTCTGAAAGGTTGCAAATCTGTTCTTAAAAATCGTAAATCATAATGATATAGATGATCTACGATTTTTACGATTCATTGTGAATCCTACAATTCCTGGTGTAAGGTAATCTTCATATAAAGAGTACATTATATAAAGTCAAAACTTGAAATGTTCTTGATCAATAACAGTTTACGTACTTTTTTTCAGCTCATCTATTTTCTCTTGATTGCTGCTTTATGTCAGACGATTAACCTCCTGGCAGCATTCATTCAGTTCCGTTTCATCTGCTGCCCTAATTTCTTGAATGGCCAACAAAAATGTGCTTACCCTCCTTTAATCAACAGCATAATTGAATTTACAACATTTCAATATCCTGATAAAACTTATCTTCACTAAAATACGCATTAACATTACAGAGATCATACAgcaacccaaaaaaaataaatccagAAATGCATACACACTTTGATAAAGAGCAGTCTCATTAAGATGATATATCAGCACCCAGCAGAATGATAAATGAAGGCTGTCCCGAAACAAAGGCGTTGCATTAGAGGCTACTTAAGTTCTGTGCTGGGGAGGAACAGGGAACCATCATGGACCCAAACCAGCTTAGAAGAGGGCAAGAACGTTCGACATGTGCACTTCACACGTGTAAATGTGTGGGCACGCGAACCAACACCGATGTAGTTTTGGACTGGAGGAGATGAACGCAGAAGTTAGAACTTAGAAGAAAGAAACAAGATAAAATATTACTACTATCCAGTAGACCAGAGACTCaccagagattgagataataacaaACAGACAGACAGCTGAGAGATGGAGAGTTTCTCTCTTcctcaaaaatcaaaattgagtCTATTTATCAAGTCGTCTTCAATTTCAGTGGAAACGAAACtgaaataaattgataaattatcagaagaagaagaagtgagagAAGATGGCGATGAGAGAACTGGTTACAGGAGGAACATCCTGTCCTGTACCtggatcatcatcatcttcaaatcCAGTTGCTGCTCTTGCTGAAAATCTCTTCGGTGCTGCTTCTAAAACACGTGTAtgtatttgtatttcaattccttgtACACATCTTTACTTTaaatctagttttttttttttttttttgctcattaATCTGTAAAGAATTTTGCCCTAACCTAACCTTTGCCTACCTTTATAGACAATTCTGTAGTATATTCTAACAAACTAGcttagggttttgaattcaaaACACTAATACATCAAACAAGCATCGCCATATTCTATTCAGCTTGGGGCGTACACTAATTTCATATAATTCTCGTTGTTTCATTATTTGGGACACTAAAAAGGTTTCTTCTTTTGTATAACTGATTTGTGTATCTATCTTGGTTATTCTGAACAGGATAGTGTTAGGGAGCTTCCTGGAATTACACGTACAGGTCATCCAGATGCCTCTTTCTACCCAGGGACTGATGGTCAGTCGGCACTTCCAGGGTTAGAGTATGATCAGCAACCCGGAGCTCAGGTTTTATAATATGCTTTTATATCTATTTCTTTAAGCCGTAATGGAGATTGATTCTCTGAATTTTATTCTAACATTTTGCCTTTCCAGGGCTCCGAGTTCCTTCATGCCTATCGTGCAGATCAGGCAGGTTTTGGAGGTGTTTGGGATGAAATCCAACGTCCTCAACTTCCTCCTTTTGCACATCCAAGAGAAATTCAAGGAGCACCTCATCTTGCTGACTTTGAGCAGATTTATGACCATGGTGCAAGTTCTCAGCTTCAGCCCACTTTGGATGGTAAGCCTTAAAATTGTGCTGTTGTCATTTTTGGAATTATCTATGCTCAAGTGTAGCACGAATCATGTGAAAAATGTTTTTTCAAACTATCTTGAAAAAAGAATGGCGAAGGTTCATACAAAAATTTGTTCTGGATAAacagtagaagaaaaagaaatatccAGTTTCATTAGTTTAGTGTAATGAAATCACGAAATCATCTATTCTGTACAAAGGGAACTTCCACATCAAAGGAGGTTTGACCAATTTCTCTAGTGACGTAACTCGCCTTCATCTCTTTGTTATACTGTAATAGCAGTCGGCTGGCTGTTGTCGCTTCAGATTGGTCTCTGTAGCGTTCATTGAGGGAAGTGCCTCCTGCGCACCATATTGTTAATAGTGGATGGCTGGATGCACACACCCAATCCATTGCAAAATGATCTTGCTGAACTTACATGCACCATGTACATGTCAAAATTGTATTAATCAGCGAAAGGGGAAACTTTTAATTTTTTCTGCCTGTTGCTTTATTGCGTAACCCCGCAGCAAAATTATTGAATCTGGTCTGATCCATCTGAACTTACTTGTAGCTATTTCTGAATCTTGCAGGACCTCCACAAAGAGTATTATCGAGTTTCCTGCACTCTTTTGTTGGAAGTAGCCGAGCTGGTATCCCTTTTCGTCCTGTCGCACTTCCGGTTTTAGGTCTATCTGAAGGTGACAAACAGTGTATACGTGATCGTAGCAGTATAATGGCACGACACTTCTTTGCAGATAAAAGTGAAGATTTTATCAATTCACAGGTTTGACATAAATTTAAAAGAATTGGTTGGCAAATATtggaatttatattttttttataggtACAGAATCAATGACATAAATGTGTTGCTGGCTTATTTAGTGTAAGCAGATTTTAGTTGCTCTGACCTGGGTTATGTCTTTGCTCTCTATCGACAATAATAGGGCCGACTAAAAGAATCTACATCTAAAAACTGTATATACATTACATGGAACTTCTGAGCCTGATCTCAGATCCAGAATTGAAGCTCTCTTCTTAGTATGCTTTCCATTAACTTCGATTCTTGTCGACTCTTTTGAGTTCGTTAATAGTTGTTCTTTTACTCAGGTGAATGCACTGTTACATTCTCTAGAGATTGATAATGATCTTCGTGCAAAGGGACATATCCCAGGAAGATTCCAAGAATTTGAAGAGCATTGGAATGAGTCTCAAGGTGCTCTAAGAGCTGGGCACTCTCATCCTTCTGATAGATGGGCTGCTGAATACAACCAGCAGATTGTATCACGTGGTGATCCTAAATCTTGGGCCCGTTCATTTGAGCAGCAACATGGCTCTAATGGTTGGGCTTCTGAATTTGAACAGGTAAGGAAGAACCACGATTGGTAGTAACCTGTAGAGAAATTTTAATTTAGGGGTAGGCACCCATTCAGTAATAAGCAGTGTACACACTTCAATGCCTTGATCATTTcaacttgtttttgttttccAGGAACAGTCTCAGATGATATCCACGAGTCAAATGCAAGGTGCAAATAATTCTAATTTAGCAGCAATGGAGCAGACCCGTATGCTGGCACATACATTAGCCCAAAATGATGACCCAAAATTTCAGGTACACCCATGATTGCCTCCACAGGAACTTTGAAGTTAGTTGCTGAGAAACATTGTCTAGTATGTGGACAGCAGAATGTATACTgtcaaacaaaaagcaaatatatgAAAAATTGTGTATAACCTCTTTTTTACTGAATCCCACTTTCCTAAGGAGCCTCTTCGTATATTCAAATTCTAAAAACAAAGCTTTAATTGCGAAAGTATTTGCGTCCATCTGTGTCTAGAATGAGTTACTTGAAACTTTTAGGAGAAATTATTTAAATCTCAAGTTGTTATCCAATGCTGACAGGTCACTCATATCTAAATTTTTCCTTGTTGTCCTCAGAACTCGAAGTTCCTCCAGTTTGTGTCAAAAATGAGCCGTGGTGAGCTTAttattgatgataatcaagtgaaGCCAGCGGAAGCTTCTGCTTCTGGTGATTGGGCAGATGAATATCAACAGAAACATTATGGTATCCATAACTCTTGGGCCGATCAGTATGCACGCGATGAGGTAAACCTGTTTCGTAAAACACCACTAAAACTCATTATGAATTCCAACCCCCTCCCA includes the following:
- the LOC113288288 gene encoding putative 4-hydroxy-4-methyl-2-oxoglutarate aldolase 3 codes for the protein MAALATAEVCDSNASLLHSGELRVLHPIFQIYGQGRAFSGPVVTVKVFEDNVLVRELLETRGEGRVLVIDGGGSMRCAILGGNLAQLAVNMGWAGIVVNGCVRDVDEINGCDIGVRALASHPLKSNKKGVGEKHIPVYIGGAFIHEGEWLYADSDGVLVSKSELST
- the LOC113288289 gene encoding peroxisome biogenesis protein 5-like, translated to MAMRELVTGGTSCPVPGSSSSSNPVAALAENLFGAASKTRDSVRELPGITRTGHPDASFYPGTDGQSALPGLEYDQQPGAQGSEFLHAYRADQAGFGGVWDEIQRPQLPPFAHPREIQGAPHLADFEQIYDHGASSQLQPTLDGPPQRVLSSFLHSFVGSSRAGIPFRPVALPVLGLSEGDKQCIRDRSSIMARHFFADKSEDFINSQVNALLHSLEIDNDLRAKGHIPGRFQEFEEHWNESQGALRAGHSHPSDRWAAEYNQQIVSRGDPKSWARSFEQQHGSNGWASEFEQEQSQMISTSQMQGANNSNLAAMEQTRMLAHTLAQNDDPKFQNSKFLQFVSKMSRGELIIDDNQVKPAEASASGDWADEYQQKHYGIHNSWADQYARDEHSYGADTWASEFATEQEKTGLADDQWVNEFSKLHVQDWAEEFAQQVDEGAVGQNSADNWATAYDEYLNEQTAAKQRSDASRGLYVFSDMNPYVGHPNPLKEGQELFLKGLLSEAVLALEAEVLKNPENAEGWRLLGITHAENDDDQQAIASMMRAQEVDPANLEVLLALGVSHTNELEQAAAIRYLYRWLQHHPKYGHLASPEKSESLYYADVARLFNEAAQVSPEDSDVHIVLGVLYNLSREYDRAIESFQTALKLKPRDYSLWNKLGATQANSVQSADAILAYQQALDLKPNYVRAWANMGISFANQGLYEESIRYYVRALAMNPKADNAWQYLRISLSCASRNDMLDACDSRNIDFLQKEFPL